The following proteins come from a genomic window of Daphnia carinata strain CSIRO-1 chromosome 6, CSIRO_AGI_Dcar_HiC_V3, whole genome shotgun sequence:
- the LOC130692637 gene encoding uncharacterized protein LOC130692637 codes for MEIAKDVEPNTSELDNVELDPLEAEDVDTEAEAVENVDVKSAKLETAVLESSVLQMADNQTNKQHSHIDSEIQEIHNSDGDSSISDDAFSNQHDTTPFPENNAVAIISNPRLDRWRLPSINQKNCHRKMLPDARKEIEDYQYVTEIRGPY; via the coding sequence ATGGAAATTGCGAAAGATGTGGAGCCAAACACGAGTGAATTGGACAACGTGGAATTGGATCCCTTGGAAGCAGAAGATGTGGATACGGAAGCAGAGGCCGTGGAAAATGTGGATGTGAAAAGTGCGAAATTGGAAACGGCGGTATTGGAATCATCGGTATTGCAAATGGCCGACAACCAAACCAATAAACAACATTCGCATATCGACAGCGAAATCCAAGAAATACACAATTCAGACGGTGATAGCTCAATTTCTGATGACGCGTTTAGTAATCAACATGATACCACACCATTTCCCGAAAACAACGCAGTTGCAATAATCTCGAATCCGAGGCTCGACAGGTGGCGCCTGCCATCAATCAACCAGAAAAATTGCCATCGCAAaatgctaccggacgcccgcaaagaaatcgaagactaccAATACGTTACAGAAATTAGAGGCCCTTACTAA